A genomic window from Methylorubrum extorquens includes:
- a CDS encoding TetR/AcrR family transcriptional regulator has translation MRPWREGPGDRRSYHHGNLKEALIEAARRFIAERGIGGFTLVDAARLVGVTPAALYRHFRGREALLEEVAGRGFADLADRLARALTGRGTPLERFTRMGEAYLAFAEEEPGYYAAIFEVRGQAVPAHAPERPNPFDLLVEALRATFPDGFDGVDPRFLALEVWALSHGIATLSAAGQLPKPGPDKYELLRAGVLALVHGAGERTKDKV, from the coding sequence GTGCGACCGTGGCGCGAGGGACCGGGCGACCGGCGCAGCTACCATCACGGCAACCTCAAAGAGGCGCTGATCGAGGCTGCGCGCCGCTTCATCGCCGAGCGAGGGATCGGCGGCTTTACGCTGGTCGACGCGGCCCGCTTGGTCGGCGTGACGCCCGCAGCGCTCTACCGCCATTTCCGTGGGCGTGAGGCCCTGTTGGAGGAAGTGGCGGGCCGCGGCTTCGCAGACCTCGCCGACCGGCTGGCGCGGGCCCTGACAGGCCGCGGAACGCCGCTCGAGCGGTTCACCCGCATGGGCGAAGCCTATCTTGCCTTCGCCGAAGAGGAGCCGGGCTACTACGCGGCGATTTTCGAAGTGCGCGGCCAGGCAGTCCCTGCTCACGCTCCCGAACGGCCAAACCCATTCGACCTTCTCGTCGAAGCCCTTCGCGCGACTTTCCCCGACGGTTTCGACGGCGTCGACCCGCGCTTCCTCGCGCTCGAGGTTTGGGCGCTCTCGCACGGCATCGCCACGCTGTCGGCGGCGGGCCAACTGCCGAAGCCCGGACCGGACAAGTACGAACTGCTGCGCGCGGGCGTTCTCGCCCTCGTCCATGGCGCCGGTGAGCGGACGAAAGATAAGGTTTAG
- the zigA gene encoding zinc metallochaperone GTPase ZigA: protein MPETTSRLPVTVLSGFLGAGKTTVLNHVLNNREGRRVAVIVNDMSEVNIDADLVRDGGADLSRTDERLVEMTNGCICCTLRDDLLAEVRRLAAEGRFDYLLIEGTGIAEPLPVASTFSFRDEAGEALSDVARLDTMVTVVDAVNLLKDYGSNDFLRQRGETAGADDTRTLVDLLVEQIEFADVVVINKARDVSPDHLDLVRSVVRGLNADARIVEASHGQVPPGAILDTGLFDEEKAQEHPLWFKELYGAHEHVPETEEYGISSFVYRARRPLDPQKFQAFANTTWPGLIRAKGHFWLATRPEWVGEFSLAGAVAHIGAMGFWWAAVPRQRWPEEEVFRERLHTVWSEVWGDRRQELVFIGRSMDRNAITVALDACLVGPAEVRRFDADAYRDLPDPFPAWRRAAA from the coding sequence ATGCCTGAGACCACTTCCCGCCTGCCCGTCACCGTGCTGTCGGGCTTTCTCGGCGCCGGCAAGACGACGGTGCTCAACCACGTCCTCAACAATCGCGAGGGTCGGCGCGTCGCGGTGATCGTCAACGACATGAGCGAGGTGAACATCGATGCCGACCTCGTCCGCGACGGCGGGGCCGATCTGTCGCGCACGGATGAGCGGCTCGTGGAGATGACCAACGGCTGCATCTGCTGCACCCTGCGCGACGACCTGCTAGCCGAGGTTCGCCGCCTCGCCGCCGAGGGGCGCTTCGACTACCTGCTGATCGAGGGCACCGGTATCGCCGAGCCATTGCCGGTCGCGAGCACCTTCTCCTTCCGCGACGAGGCCGGCGAAGCGCTCAGCGACGTGGCGCGGCTCGACACGATGGTGACCGTGGTCGATGCGGTGAACCTCCTCAAGGATTACGGCTCGAACGACTTCCTGCGCCAGCGCGGCGAGACCGCGGGGGCCGACGACACCCGCACCCTGGTCGATCTGCTGGTGGAGCAGATCGAGTTTGCCGACGTCGTCGTGATCAACAAGGCGCGCGACGTCTCGCCGGATCACCTCGACCTCGTGCGCTCGGTGGTGCGGGGCCTCAACGCGGATGCGCGCATCGTCGAGGCGTCCCATGGACAAGTGCCGCCAGGCGCCATCCTCGATACCGGGCTGTTCGACGAGGAGAAGGCGCAGGAACATCCACTCTGGTTCAAGGAGCTCTACGGCGCGCACGAGCACGTGCCGGAGACCGAGGAGTACGGGATCAGCTCCTTCGTCTACCGGGCGCGCCGGCCGCTCGACCCGCAGAAGTTTCAAGCGTTCGCCAACACGACCTGGCCGGGGCTGATCCGGGCGAAGGGGCACTTCTGGCTCGCGACCCGGCCCGAATGGGTCGGTGAATTCTCGCTTGCCGGCGCCGTGGCGCATATCGGCGCGATGGGTTTCTGGTGGGCGGCAGTGCCGCGCCAGCGCTGGCCGGAGGAAGAGGTTTTCCGCGAGCGGCTTCACACAGTCTGGAGCGAGGTCTGGGGCGACCGCCGCCAGGAACTCGTCTTCATCGGCCGCAGCATGGACCGGAACGCGATCACCGTCGCCCTCGACGCCTGCCTCGTCGGCCCGGCCGAAGTCCGGCGCTTCGATGCGGACGCCTATCGCGACTTGCCCGATCCCTTCCCGGCGTGGCGCAGGGCGGCGGCCTGA
- the speG gene encoding spermidine N1-acetyltransferase, giving the protein MSIKLRPLEREDLLFVHQLNNNDSIMRYWFEEAYESFAELAQLYERNIHNQTERRFIIATERSEPAGMVELVEINHLHRRCEFQIAIHPDHQGKGYAKRATRIAIDYAFKVLNIHKLYLHVDKDNKRAAGIYESCGFRPEGILRDEFFVNGRYRDAVRMCLFQPHYLAERGAGDVAEPVLKT; this is encoded by the coding sequence ATGAGTATCAAGCTAAGACCGCTGGAGCGCGAAGACCTCCTCTTCGTGCATCAGCTCAACAACAACGACAGCATCATGCGATACTGGTTCGAGGAGGCTTACGAGTCCTTCGCCGAACTTGCGCAGCTCTACGAGCGCAACATCCACAATCAGACCGAGCGGCGCTTCATCATCGCCACGGAGCGCAGCGAACCCGCGGGCATGGTCGAGCTGGTGGAAATCAATCACCTGCACCGGCGCTGCGAATTCCAGATCGCGATCCACCCCGACCATCAGGGGAAGGGCTACGCCAAGCGCGCGACCCGCATCGCCATCGATTACGCCTTCAAAGTGCTCAACATCCACAAGCTTTACCTGCATGTGGACAAGGACAACAAGCGCGCGGCCGGCATCTATGAAAGCTGCGGCTTCCGCCCGGAGGGCATTCTGAGGGACGAGTTCTTCGTCAATGGCCGCTACCGCGACGCGGTGCGCATGTGCCTATTCCAGCCCCACTATCTCGCCGAACGTGGCGCGGGCGACGTGGCCGAGCCGGTGCTCAAGACCTGA
- a CDS encoding aspartate-semialdehyde dehydrogenase has translation MGYKVAVVGATGNVGREILDILAERAFPADEVVALASSRSLGQEVSFGDKILKVKTLDTYDFSDTDICLMSAGGETSKEWSPRIGQQGCVVIDNSSAFRYDADVPLIVPEVNADAVAGFTKRNIIANPNCSTAQLVVALKPLHEAATIKRVVVSTYQSVSGAGKEAMDELFSQTRAVFTAGEVVTKKFTKRIAFNVIPHIDVFMEDGYTKEEWKMVAETKKMLDPKIKLTATAVRVPVFIGHAEAVNVEFERPITPEQATEILRAAPGVLVIDKRENGGYMTPHEAAGEDATYISRIREDATIENGLNFWCVSDNLRKGAALNAVQIAEVLVNRKLLNKAKQAA, from the coding sequence ATGGGTTACAAGGTCGCCGTCGTCGGAGCCACGGGCAATGTGGGCCGCGAGATTCTCGACATCCTGGCCGAGCGCGCCTTCCCGGCCGACGAGGTCGTGGCGCTGGCCTCCAGCCGGAGCCTGGGCCAGGAAGTCTCCTTCGGCGACAAGATTCTCAAGGTCAAAACGCTCGACACCTACGACTTCTCCGACACCGACATCTGCCTGATGTCGGCCGGCGGCGAGACGTCGAAGGAGTGGAGCCCGCGCATCGGCCAACAGGGCTGCGTGGTGATCGATAACTCGTCCGCGTTCCGCTACGACGCCGACGTGCCGCTGATCGTGCCGGAGGTGAATGCCGACGCGGTCGCCGGTTTCACCAAGCGCAACATCATCGCCAACCCGAACTGCTCGACCGCGCAGCTCGTCGTCGCGCTCAAGCCGCTCCACGAGGCGGCAACCATCAAGCGCGTCGTGGTCTCGACCTATCAGTCCGTTTCCGGCGCCGGAAAGGAGGCGATGGACGAGCTGTTCAGCCAGACCCGCGCCGTGTTCACCGCCGGCGAGGTGGTGACGAAGAAGTTCACCAAGCGGATCGCCTTCAACGTCATCCCGCACATCGATGTGTTCATGGAGGATGGCTACACGAAGGAAGAGTGGAAGATGGTCGCCGAGACCAAGAAGATGCTCGATCCCAAGATCAAGCTCACGGCGACCGCGGTGCGCGTGCCGGTCTTCATTGGCCATGCCGAGGCGGTGAACGTCGAGTTCGAGCGTCCAATCACGCCGGAGCAGGCGACCGAGATCCTGCGCGCGGCGCCGGGCGTCCTCGTGATCGATAAGCGCGAGAACGGCGGCTACATGACCCCGCATGAGGCGGCTGGCGAGGACGCCACCTACATCTCCCGCATCCGCGAGGACGCCACGATCGAGAACGGCCTGAACTTCTGGTGCGTTTCGGACAACTTGCGCAAGGGCGCGGCGCTCAATGCGGTGCAGATTGCCGAGGTGCTGGTGAACCGCAAGCTCCTGAACAAGGCCAAGCAGGCGGCCTGA
- a CDS encoding CatB-related O-acetyltransferase gives MAGHSRVTFIRNLDLPENVEAGAYTYYDDPAGSQAFLDAILYHFAFIGDRLVIGKFCAIAAETRFLMNGGNHRLDGLSTYPFPIFGGDWIGRFAGELDFPSRGDTVIGNDVWLGFRSTVMPGVTIGDGAVVAAHAVVTADVPPYAIVAGNPAKIVRRRFSEEEAARLQAVAWWDWPVERITAHLPLIGGGDIAALEAVASAAP, from the coding sequence ATGGCCGGGCACAGCCGCGTCACCTTCATCCGCAACCTCGACCTGCCGGAGAATGTCGAGGCCGGCGCCTACACCTATTACGACGATCCGGCTGGCTCGCAGGCCTTTCTCGACGCGATTCTCTACCACTTCGCCTTCATCGGAGATCGGCTGGTGATCGGGAAGTTCTGCGCCATCGCCGCGGAGACGCGCTTCCTGATGAACGGCGGCAACCACCGCCTCGACGGCCTCTCGACCTATCCCTTCCCGATCTTCGGCGGCGACTGGATCGGGCGCTTTGCGGGGGAGCTCGATTTTCCGAGCCGGGGCGACACCGTGATCGGCAACGATGTCTGGCTCGGCTTTCGCAGCACCGTGATGCCGGGCGTGACGATCGGCGACGGCGCGGTGGTCGCAGCCCATGCCGTCGTCACCGCCGACGTGCCGCCCTACGCCATCGTCGCCGGCAACCCTGCGAAGATTGTCCGCCGCCGTTTCTCGGAAGAGGAAGCCGCACGCCTTCAGGCCGTGGCGTGGTGGGATTGGCCGGTAGAGCGCATCACCGCTCACCTGCCCCTGATCGGCGGCGGCGACATCGCCGCGCTCGAAGCGGTCGCGTCGGCGGCCCCGTAG
- the rimP gene encoding ribosome maturation factor RimP produces MAEPTEKRLVSETGAAARVARIVEGPIEGLGFRLVRVKISNTNGCTLQIMAERPDGTMGVDECEAVSRAISPILDLEDPVGGAYYLEVSSPGIDRPLVRVSDFERWAGYEAKVELAVPMDGRKRFRGIIGVPSADGATVPIDLPDVKPGLPSRIDVPLRDLGEAHLVLTDDLIRESLRRGSAPPQDGEEIDDVEDAEAEDEAPQVRFIPQPKRPKPKADKKGDKPVKAKKPKPGGGIVTKAARLKNRDTLH; encoded by the coding sequence ATGGCGGAGCCTACCGAGAAACGTCTTGTCAGCGAGACCGGCGCCGCCGCGCGCGTCGCCCGGATCGTCGAGGGACCGATCGAGGGCCTCGGCTTCCGGCTGGTCCGGGTGAAGATCTCGAACACCAACGGCTGCACCCTGCAGATCATGGCCGAGCGGCCCGACGGCACGATGGGCGTCGATGAGTGCGAGGCCGTGAGCCGTGCGATCTCGCCGATCCTCGATCTCGAAGATCCGGTCGGCGGCGCCTACTATCTCGAAGTCTCCTCGCCCGGGATCGACCGGCCCCTGGTGCGCGTTTCCGATTTCGAGCGCTGGGCCGGATACGAGGCCAAGGTCGAACTTGCCGTGCCGATGGACGGGCGCAAGCGCTTCCGCGGCATCATCGGGGTTCCGAGTGCGGACGGCGCCACGGTGCCGATCGACCTTCCCGACGTGAAGCCGGGCCTTCCGAGCCGCATCGACGTGCCGCTGCGCGATCTCGGCGAGGCGCATCTCGTCCTTACCGACGACCTGATTCGCGAATCGCTCCGCCGTGGCTCCGCCCCGCCGCAGGACGGCGAGGAGATCGATGACGTAGAGGACGCGGAGGCCGAGGACGAGGCGCCGCAGGTACGCTTCATCCCACAGCCGAAGCGGCCCAAGCCCAAGGCGGACAAGAAGGGCGACAAGCCGGTGAAGGCGAAGAAGCCCAAGCCCGGCGGCGGCATCGTCACGAAGGCCGCCCGCCTCAAGAACCGCGACACGCTTCACTGA
- the nusA gene encoding transcription termination factor NusA has translation MAVVSANRLELLQIAEAVAREKVIDRQIVIEAMEEAIAKAARSRYGAETDVHAEIDTKSGALRLSRHLLVVEQVENDAREITLDQARRYNPGALIGDVISDTLPPFDFGRVAAQSAKQVIVQKVRDAERARQYDEYKDRIGEILNGVVKRVEYGNVIVDLGRGEGIVRRDEMIPRETFRPGDRIRAYLFDVRSEVRGPQIFLSRSHPQFMAKLFGQEVPEIYDGIVEVKAVARDPGSRAKIAVISRDSSIDPVGACVGMRGSRVQAVVGELQGEKIDIIPWSEDQATFIVNALQPAEVVKVVLDEEADRIEVVVPDDQLSLAIGRRGQNVRLASQLTGWDIDILTEAEESERRQKEFAERTQVFMEALDVDETVGQLLAAEGFRNVEEIAFVDVAELSNIQGLDEETGAEIQARAQDYLARIEQEQDDRRRELGVEDELRDIDGITTAMMVALGENEVKSVEDLAGCATDDLVGYTEGRGPEAVRHAGYLDGFELSRAEAEALIMEARLKAGWIDALPEPEGEAAEGDALDGDATEEVPAEPQQA, from the coding sequence ATGGCTGTCGTCAGCGCCAATCGGCTCGAACTCCTGCAGATCGCCGAGGCCGTGGCCCGCGAGAAAGTGATCGACCGCCAGATCGTCATCGAGGCGATGGAAGAGGCGATCGCGAAGGCGGCCCGCTCCCGCTACGGCGCCGAGACCGACGTCCACGCCGAGATCGATACGAAGAGCGGTGCGCTGCGCCTGTCCCGCCACCTGCTTGTGGTCGAGCAGGTCGAGAACGACGCCCGCGAGATCACCCTCGATCAGGCCCGCCGCTACAACCCCGGCGCCCTTATCGGCGACGTGATCTCCGATACCCTGCCGCCGTTCGATTTCGGCCGGGTCGCCGCGCAATCGGCCAAACAGGTCATCGTCCAGAAGGTGCGCGACGCCGAGCGTGCCCGCCAGTACGACGAGTACAAGGACCGCATCGGCGAGATCCTCAACGGCGTGGTCAAGCGCGTCGAGTACGGCAACGTCATCGTCGATCTTGGCCGCGGCGAGGGCATCGTCCGCCGCGACGAGATGATCCCGCGCGAGACCTTCCGTCCCGGCGACCGCATCCGCGCCTACCTGTTCGACGTGCGCTCCGAGGTGCGCGGACCGCAGATCTTCCTCTCGCGCTCGCATCCACAATTCATGGCCAAGCTGTTCGGCCAGGAAGTGCCGGAGATCTACGACGGCATTGTCGAGGTGAAGGCGGTCGCCCGTGACCCTGGCTCGCGCGCCAAGATCGCCGTCATCTCCCGCGATTCCTCGATCGACCCGGTCGGCGCCTGCGTCGGCATGCGCGGCTCCCGCGTCCAGGCGGTGGTCGGCGAGCTTCAGGGCGAGAAGATCGACATCATCCCGTGGTCGGAAGATCAGGCGACCTTCATCGTCAACGCGCTGCAGCCGGCCGAGGTCGTGAAGGTGGTGCTCGATGAGGAGGCCGACCGCATCGAGGTGGTGGTGCCCGACGACCAGCTCTCGCTGGCCATCGGCCGCCGCGGCCAGAACGTGCGTCTCGCCTCGCAGCTCACCGGCTGGGACATCGACATCCTGACCGAGGCCGAGGAGTCGGAGCGGCGCCAGAAGGAGTTCGCCGAGCGCACCCAGGTGTTCATGGAAGCGCTCGACGTGGACGAGACGGTCGGCCAGTTGCTGGCGGCGGAAGGCTTCCGCAACGTCGAGGAAATCGCCTTCGTCGATGTCGCCGAACTCTCCAACATCCAGGGCCTCGACGAGGAGACCGGTGCCGAGATCCAGGCCCGTGCCCAGGATTACCTCGCCCGCATCGAGCAGGAGCAGGACGACCGCCGCCGCGAACTCGGCGTCGAAGACGAACTGCGCGACATCGACGGCATCACCACCGCGATGATGGTGGCGCTGGGCGAGAACGAGGTGAAGTCCGTCGAAGACCTCGCCGGCTGCGCGACCGACGATCTCGTCGGCTACACCGAGGGCCGCGGCCCCGAGGCCGTGCGCCATGCCGGCTACCTCGACGGCTTCGAGCTGTCGCGGGCCGAGGCCGAGGCGCTCATCATGGAAGCCCGCCTGAAGGCCGGCTGGATCGACGCGCTGCCGGAGCCGGAGGGTGAGGCCGCCGAGGGTGACGCGCTCGACGGCGACGCGACCGAGGAAGTGCCGGCCGAACCGCAGCAGGCTTGA
- a CDS encoding RNA-binding protein produces the protein MIAQEGTDGESAETGPDLDRGPGRGREPVRTCIITRTAQPPSAMIRFVLGPDATVVPDLRARLPGRGAWVTATRATIEGAVKRRAFNRAFKTNEAKVSPDLPDQVAEGLRTDMRQALALANKAGCVVTGFGKVEAAIGGAVGVAAVIHASDAAPDGRRKLAAALRRRYGDAISVIPVVDDLSNTELDMALGRDHVIHAALIAGAGTTGYLARWRRFRTFEGMASASEEDAPLAAGATAFDSHDDELT, from the coding sequence ATGATTGCGCAGGAGGGCACGGACGGCGAATCGGCCGAGACCGGCCCGGATCTCGACCGTGGCCCGGGCCGCGGCCGGGAGCCTGTGCGCACCTGCATCATCACCCGTACGGCGCAGCCGCCCTCGGCGATGATCCGCTTCGTGCTGGGGCCCGACGCCACCGTCGTGCCGGATCTGCGCGCACGCCTGCCGGGTCGCGGCGCATGGGTGACCGCGACGCGAGCGACGATCGAAGGCGCGGTCAAGCGCCGTGCCTTCAACCGCGCCTTCAAGACCAATGAGGCGAAAGTCTCGCCCGATCTCCCCGATCAGGTTGCCGAGGGGCTCCGAACCGACATGCGTCAGGCCCTGGCGCTGGCCAACAAGGCCGGTTGCGTCGTTACCGGCTTCGGCAAGGTCGAGGCGGCGATCGGCGGAGCCGTCGGCGTCGCGGCGGTGATTCATGCCAGCGACGCCGCTCCGGACGGTCGGCGCAAGCTCGCGGCTGCCTTGCGGCGGCGCTACGGCGATGCCATATCGGTTATTCCCGTTGTCGATGACCTGTCCAACACCGAATTGGACATGGCATTGGGCCGGGATCATGTGATACACGCTGCCCTTATCGCGGGAGCCGGCACTACCGGCTATCTCGCGCGTTGGCGTCGGTTCCGCACCTTCGAGGGTATGGCGTCGGCGTCTGAAGAGGACGCCCCGCTTGCCGCTGGCGCGACCGCCTTCGATTCGCACGACGACGAATTGACATGA
- the infB gene encoding translation initiation factor IF-2, translating into MSDTNNPGDKTQTRAPSKPLTVKRPVEQGTVRQSFSHGRSKSVVVETVKRRTIGAAPGAVAPREPTAPPPRPASVAPAPAPAARPAGRSASGVVLRTLSEQERDARAAALADAQRREAEARARAEAEIQARRDREEAERREREAAEARRREEDERRRQDDELRRKAAEDSRRRAEEEAARVAAQPAAEAAPAAAAPAAPEPVAAAAPTPAATAAPVSRPAPAPARPAAAPSVARPSAAAQRPSATGARPGVRPSPSAARPAPQPPAEPRRTITADIKKPRDLNFMARPAPAPEPEKAPSPTTAARPAGPGAAARPAGRPGAAAAEEESDTKRVIRRPGMPLKIITPPKTPKSPGGDRNRGRLTIANATAGEEERTRSVASFRRRQQRMSGHRHEEPKEKIVRDVTIPETITIQELANRMSERAVDVIRLLMKQGQIHKITDVIDSDTAQLIAEEMGHTVRRVAESDVEEGLTSDEPDLEEDLDPRPPVVTIMGHVDHGKTSLLDAIRAANVVEGEAGGITQHIGAYQVAAPSGDLVTFIDTPGHAAFTSMRARGAKVTDIVVIVVAADDGVMPQTVEAIQHAKAAGVPMIIAINKIDKPDANPQRVRTELLQHDIQVESMGGETLEFEVSAKTGDGLPELLEGLQLQSEILNLRANEKRDGEGTVIEAQLDRGRGPVATVLVQRGTLFTGDIVVAGAEWGRIRALIDDTGKHVPYAGPSVPVEVLGFNGTPDAGDRVVVVPNEARAREVTEYRARIKRERLNARTGGANRSLVDMMREAKEGANRKELPIIIKGDVQGSVEAINGALTALGNDEVGVRILLSGVGGITESDITLSNASKAVVIGFNVRAHKEARNAAERDGTEIRYYSIIYDLVDDIKATLSGMLPPTLREEKLGEAQILQIFDVSKVGKIAGCRVMEGVVQRGAHVRLLRNDVVIHEGKLSQLKRLKDDAKEVTAGYECGMSFQNYQDMRVGDFIECFNVEEIKRTL; encoded by the coding sequence ATGAGCGATACGAACAATCCGGGTGACAAGACGCAGACCAGAGCCCCCTCGAAGCCGTTGACGGTCAAGCGTCCGGTCGAGCAGGGCACGGTCCGTCAGAGCTTCTCCCACGGGCGGTCGAAGTCCGTCGTGGTCGAGACGGTGAAGCGGCGTACGATCGGTGCCGCGCCCGGAGCGGTCGCGCCCCGTGAGCCCACCGCACCGCCGCCGCGTCCGGCTTCCGTGGCACCCGCGCCGGCTCCGGCCGCGCGTCCGGCTGGCCGAAGTGCCTCCGGCGTCGTGCTGCGCACCCTGAGCGAGCAGGAGCGGGATGCCCGCGCCGCCGCCCTGGCTGATGCGCAGCGCCGCGAGGCCGAAGCCCGTGCGCGCGCCGAGGCCGAGATTCAGGCCCGCCGCGACCGCGAGGAAGCCGAGCGCCGCGAGCGTGAGGCGGCCGAGGCCCGCCGCCGCGAAGAGGATGAGCGGCGTCGCCAGGACGATGAACTCCGGCGCAAGGCCGCGGAGGACTCCCGTCGCCGCGCCGAGGAAGAGGCTGCGCGCGTCGCTGCCCAACCCGCCGCCGAGGCTGCACCCGCCGCTGCCGCCCCGGCGGCGCCGGAGCCGGTTGCCGCTGCTGCGCCGACCCCGGCCGCGACCGCAGCCCCGGTCTCTCGTCCGGCTCCCGCCCCCGCGCGTCCGGCTGCCGCTCCGTCGGTGGCGCGACCGAGCGCTGCGGCGCAGCGTCCGTCTGCCACTGGCGCCCGTCCCGGTGTCCGTCCGAGTCCTTCGGCGGCCCGTCCGGCCCCGCAGCCGCCGGCCGAGCCGCGGCGGACCATCACGGCGGACATCAAGAAGCCGCGCGACCTGAACTTCATGGCGCGCCCAGCCCCGGCACCGGAGCCCGAGAAGGCGCCGAGCCCGACCACCGCCGCTCGCCCCGCGGGTCCGGGTGCCGCCGCGCGTCCCGCCGGCCGTCCCGGCGCTGCTGCGGCCGAGGAGGAGTCGGATACCAAGCGGGTGATTCGTCGCCCCGGTATGCCGCTCAAGATCATTACGCCGCCCAAGACGCCGAAATCGCCGGGCGGCGACCGTAACCGTGGCCGCCTCACCATCGCCAACGCAACAGCGGGCGAGGAAGAGCGTACCCGTTCCGTGGCCTCCTTCCGCCGCCGTCAGCAGCGGATGAGCGGGCACCGGCACGAGGAGCCCAAGGAGAAAATCGTCCGCGACGTGACAATTCCTGAGACGATCACCATCCAAGAACTCGCCAACCGCATGTCCGAGCGGGCGGTGGACGTCATCCGTCTGCTGATGAAGCAGGGCCAGATCCACAAGATCACCGACGTGATCGACTCGGATACGGCTCAGCTCATCGCCGAAGAGATGGGCCACACGGTCCGCCGCGTCGCCGAGTCGGACGTCGAGGAAGGTCTGACTTCCGACGAGCCGGATCTGGAGGAGGATCTCGATCCGCGTCCGCCGGTCGTCACGATCATGGGTCACGTCGATCACGGCAAGACGTCGCTGCTCGACGCGATTCGTGCGGCCAACGTCGTCGAGGGTGAGGCCGGCGGCATCACCCAGCATATCGGTGCCTATCAGGTGGCGGCGCCCTCGGGCGATCTCGTGACCTTCATCGACACCCCCGGCCACGCGGCCTTCACCTCCATGCGCGCCCGTGGCGCCAAGGTGACGGACATCGTTGTGATCGTGGTGGCGGCCGATGACGGCGTGATGCCCCAGACCGTCGAGGCGATTCAGCATGCCAAGGCGGCGGGCGTCCCGATGATCATCGCCATCAACAAGATCGACAAGCCCGATGCGAACCCGCAGCGGGTGCGCACCGAGCTCCTGCAGCACGACATCCAAGTGGAGTCGATGGGCGGTGAGACCCTCGAGTTCGAGGTGTCCGCCAAGACCGGCGACGGTCTGCCGGAGCTTCTCGAGGGCCTTCAGCTTCAGTCCGAAATCCTGAACCTGCGCGCCAACGAAAAGCGCGACGGCGAAGGCACCGTGATCGAGGCTCAGCTCGACCGTGGTCGCGGCCCCGTCGCCACCGTGCTCGTGCAGCGCGGCACGCTGTTCACCGGTGACATCGTCGTCGCCGGCGCCGAATGGGGCCGCATCCGTGCCCTCATCGACGACACCGGTAAGCATGTGCCCTATGCCGGCCCATCGGTCCCGGTTGAGGTGCTCGGCTTCAACGGCACGCCCGACGCCGGCGACCGCGTGGTCGTGGTGCCAAACGAGGCCCGCGCCCGCGAGGTCACGGAATACCGCGCCCGCATCAAGCGCGAGCGCCTGAACGCCCGCACCGGCGGTGCCAACCGCTCGCTCGTCGACATGATGCGCGAGGCCAAGGAAGGCGCCAACCGCAAGGAGCTGCCCATCATCATCAAGGGTGACGTGCAGGGTTCGGTCGAGGCCATCAACGGCGCGCTCACGGCCCTCGGCAACGACGAAGTCGGCGTTCGCATCCTGCTCTCGGGTGTCGGCGGCATCACCGAGTCGGACATCACGCTTTCCAACGCCTCGAAGGCGGTGGTGATCGGCTTCAACGTGCGCGCCCACAAGGAGGCCCGCAACGCGGCCGAGCGCGACGGCACCGAGATCCGCTACTACAGCATCATCTACGACCTCGTGGACGACATCAAAGCCACGCTGTCGGGCATGCTGCCGCCGACGCTCCGCGAGGAGAAGCTCGGCGAGGCGCAGATCCTGCAGATCTTCGACGTGTCGAAGGTCGGCAAGATCGCCGGTTGCCGGGTCATGGAGGGTGTGGTCCAGCGCGGCGCCCATGTCCGCCTGCTGCGCAACGACGTGGTGATCCACGAGGGCAAGCTGTCCCAGCTCAAGCGCCTCAAGGACGACGCCAAGGAAGTCACGGCCGGCTACGAGTGCGGTATGTCCTTCCAGAACTACCAGGACATGCGCGTGGGCGATTTCATCGAGTGCTTTAACGTCGAGGAAATCAAGCGCACGCTCTGA
- the rbfA gene encoding 30S ribosome-binding factor RbfA → MAQKQTPSGPTQRQQRVAELIRHALAEVLQRRDIQDPVLDSHVVTVPEVRMSPDLKLATAYVMPLGGQDEAPVIAALERHKKILRQEVARRVNLKFAPDLRFRRDETFDEAARIDQILRSEKVQRDLESAPREDDEGEPDSPSRD, encoded by the coding sequence ATGGCCCAAAAACAGACTCCCTCCGGCCCCACGCAGCGCCAGCAGCGCGTGGCCGAACTCATTCGCCACGCTCTGGCCGAAGTGCTGCAGCGTCGTGATATTCAGGATCCCGTGCTCGACTCGCATGTCGTCACCGTTCCCGAGGTTCGGATGTCGCCGGACCTCAAGCTGGCCACCGCCTACGTCATGCCGCTCGGCGGGCAGGACGAGGCCCCGGTGATCGCCGCGCTCGAGCGGCACAAGAAGATCCTCCGCCAGGAAGTGGCCCGGCGGGTGAACCTGAAATTCGCGCCCGACTTGCGTTTCCGGCGCGACGAGACCTTCGACGAGGCGGCCCGGATCGACCAGATCCTGCGAAGCGAGAAGGTTCAGCGGGATCTGGAAAGTGCGCCTCGCGAAGACGACGAGGGCGAACCGGATTCGCCCTCGCGCGATTGA